Proteins co-encoded in one Neofelis nebulosa isolate mNeoNeb1 chromosome 2, mNeoNeb1.pri, whole genome shotgun sequence genomic window:
- the MIIP gene encoding migration and invasion-inhibitory protein, which translates to MVTPGMVETEDSVQLRQLSLVLLRQLWVGQDAVRRSVAKAASGSTRDSSSSCDSQTPSSQGTSSVAPRASSLQGAHQGGPCDMSWAGGASSGVMSLPPAAYRRRPSLGSLRPCSAPLLAISDPDGTELSGEPDRPGPQEAQAQRSILDQQSSPSKPRVTFGDESSVPDRSWRLRPYLGYDWIAGSLDNTSPITSKPEAFFSKLQDFREANKEECIHSGPEPRSLSLRESSRVDQDHECVYCYRVNRRLFLVPSDPGSPCRLCRTPRDQRGPETLVEPAQVRVSIPLSVLDPPHRHRIHRRKSFDASDTLALPRHCLMGWDILPPKPEKSSAPKSLDLWSCVSSEAQHRKLSAARLAQPTRVPPSTPFRS; encoded by the exons ATGGTAACGCCTGGGATGGTGGAGACCGAGGACTCGGTGCAGCTGCGGCAGCTCAGTCTGGTGCTCCTGAGGCAGCTGTGGGTCGGGCAAGATGCTGTGCGGCGGTCGGTGGCCAAGGCAGCCTCAGGG TCAACCCGGGACTCCAGCAGCAGCTGTGACTCCCAGACTCCATCGTCCCAGGGGACGTCCTCGGTGGCCCCGAGAGCCTCCAGCCTTCAGGGTGCCCACCAGGGTGGCCCCTGTGATATGTCCTGGGCTGGCGGGGCCAGCTCTGGAGTGATGTCTCTCCCACCTGCCGCATACCGACGCCGGCCGTCCCTGGGTTCGCTGAGGCCCTGCTCGGCACCCTTACTGGCCATCTCAGACCCGGATGGCACAGAGCTTTCAGGAGAGCCGGACAGGCCGGGGCCTCAGGAGGCCCAGGCCCAGAGGTCCATCCTGGATCAACAAAGCAGCCCGTCCAAG CCAAGAGTGACCTTCGGTGATGAGTCTTCAGTGCCTGACAGGAGCTGGCGCCTCAGACCATACTTGGGCTACGACTGGATCGCAG GGTCTCTGGACAACACCTCGCCCATCACCAGCAAGCCCGAGGCCTTCTTCTCGAAGCTGCAGGATTTCCGGGAAGCCAACAAGGAGGAGTGTATTCATAGTGGCCCCGA ACCCCGGTCCCTCAGCCTCCGGGAGAGCAGCAGGGTGGACCAAGACCACGAAT GCGTGTACTGTTACCGCGTCAACCGGCGCCTGTTTCTGGTGCCTTCGGATCCTGGCTCCCCCTGCCGCCTGTGCAGGACACCTCGGGACCAGCGGGGCCCCGAGACCCTGGTGGAGCCCGCGCAGGTCAG ggtgAGCATCCCGCTGTCTGTCCTGGACCCTCCGCACCGGCACCGCATCCACCGACGGAAGAGCTTCGATGCTTCTGACACGTTGGCCCTGCCCCGG CACTGCCTGATGGGCTGGGACATTCTCCCTCCGAAGCCCGAGAAAAGCTCAGCCCCTAAGAGCCTGGACCTTTGGTCCTGCGTCTCCTCCGAGGCCCAGCACCGGAAGCTGTCAGCTGCCCGCCTG GCCCAGCCAACACGagtcccaccctccaccccattCCGGTCATGA